TTTCAATACCCCAACCGGTGAAGAGATTCCCGGAACCGTGCATGAAGTTCAGGATGACAAGGTGTTGATTGATTTCAATCATCCATTGGCCGGTGCAACGGTAATCTTTACCGTGACCATCGAGGCGATTTATAACGATTGATTGTTAAGAGCGATTGATTGTCAGAGCGAAAGGTCCTGCTCAGAATATGGCTGCTCAGGATTGATGCTCATGATGGTAAGCCTTCATATGGCCTTCACTGCAAAAGGTATCCTTGCCGTCATAATAGGCTTCGGATTGCGGTAGGTGCACACCGCATTGCGCGCAGCGTACCATTTCACCATTGGCAGAGGACTGGCTTGAGTTGTTCTGATTTTCATTCCCAGCCTGATTTTCACGGTTTTGTTGTTCACGAATGGCAATGATCCGGTTGAGCGTAAAACGCACAATCAAAAACACCAAAACGACCAATAATAGAAATACGACTGCTCTCACTGTAGCGACCTTAAATTAAGCTGAAAAATTATTAAAAGCGACAATGGCTTTCGCTTTATTTCCAATTTTAACGTAATTTGCAGCTTTCTGGTTGCATACTTGATGCAATCAGCCCCTAAAAATCATACAATAAACGCAATTTTCACAAAGCCGGTCAATACCCATCGACAAGGCCAAAAATCAGACTTTTACTGATCCAGCGTAAAGCCGAAACAGGAATCCAGTCAAGCCCGAGCCTAAGTGCTTTATTGGAACTGTTTTATGATGCCGGAGACAAGAGATAACACAATGAATTTACATGAATACCAATCCAAGGCGTTATTTAGCGACTACGGTATTGCCGTACCTAAAGGCGAACTTATTACTGATTTAAATCAACTGCAGCAGGCGTTGACCAATGTTGGTGGCGATGCTTGGGTAGTCAAGGCGCAGATTCATGCCGGAGCCCGTGGTAAGGCAGGTGGCGTTAAGTTGGTCAAATCCGCAGACGAAGCCAAGCAAGTGGCCTCAGAGTTATTGGGGAGCTCGCTGGCGACGATCCAGACCGCGGGTAAAAAACTGCCGATTAACAGCCTTTTGATTGAGCAGACATTGGATATTCAGGCCGAACTCTATTTAAGCCTATTGGTCGACCGTGTTAGCCGTACTCATACCTTTGTGATTTCCGCAGCCGGTGGTATGGACATTGAAGAGGTAGCGGAAAAAACGCCGGAAAAAATCATTAGTGTTCATATCGATCCTACCGTCGGGGTTATGCCTTATCAGTGTCGTGAAGTCGGTTTTGCGTTGGGGCTGAAAGCCAGTGCCTTCAAACAGTTGGGACAGATGATGCAGGCTTTCTATAAGCTCGCTTTGGATAAGGATGTGTCGCAGCTGGAGATCAACCCATTGGTGTTAACCGGCGATAATGAATTGTTTGCGCTGGATGCCAAGGTCAATATCGATTCCAATGCCTTATACCGTCAACCGGCGTTGGTGGAAATGCGCGATTTCTCGCAAGAAGACGAGCGTGAAGCGAAAGCCTCGGAGCACCAATTGAACTATATCGCTCTCGATGGTGATATCGGTTGTATGGTAAATGGTGCCGGTCTGGCGATGGCGACCATGGATTTGATCAAGCTCAACGGCGGTAATCCAGCCAATTTCTTGGATGTGGGCGGTGGCGCGACACCAGCGCGTGTTGCCGAAGCCTTTAAATTGATTTTGTCTTCTGAAGATGTCAAATCGATTCTGGTCAATATCTTTGGTGGTATTGTGCGTTGTGATTTGATTGCCGAAGGGATTATCCAAGCGGTACAGGAAGTCGGTTTGAGTATTCCGGTAGTCGTGCGTCTGGAAGGTACCAATGTCGAGCTTGGTAAGCAGAAGTTGGCGCAGAGTGGTTTAGACATTATTACCGCCGACGGTTTGGCCGATGCGGCGAAAAAAGTTGTTGAAGTGGCAGGAGCATAGGCATGAGTATTTTAATTAACAGCGATACTAAAGTAATCTGCCAAGGCTTTACCGGTAAGCAGGGAACCTTTCACTCGGAACAGGCGATTGCCTATGGCACCAAAATGGTTGGTGGGGTGACGCCTGGTAAGGGCGGTCAGACCCATTTGGGACTGCCGGTATTTAATACTGTCGCGGAAGCGGTTGCCCAGACCGGTGCCGATGCTTCGATGATTTATGTACCACCGGCATTTGCCGCCGACTCGATTATCGAAGCGATCGATGCCGGAATCAAAGTGATTACCTGTATCACCGAAGGCATTCCGGTTGCCGATATGCTTAAAGTGCGCGCCGTTTTGGATAAATCCGATGCCTATTTGATCGGACCTAATTGCCCGGGGTTGATTACTCCGGCCAATGACGGCAATGGCTGTAAGATCGGAATCATGCCGGGGCATATCCATCTGCCGGGCAAAATCGGTATTGTATCGCGTTCAGGTACCTTGACCTATGAAGCGGTGCACCAGACCACACAAAACGGTCTGGGACAGTCGACCTGTGTCGGTATTGGTGGTGACCCGATTCAAGGCATGAACTTTATCGATTGTTTGACACTGTTCCAGGAAGACCCGCAGACCGAAGGGATTATTATGGTCGGTGAAATCGGTGGTCAGGCCGAGGAAGACGCGGCCGAATTTATTAAAGCCTATGTCACCAAACCGGTGGTCGCTTATATTGCCGGTGTGACCGCTCCTGCCGGTAAGCGAATGGGTCATGCCGGTGCCATTGTCAGCGGTGGTAAAGGCACGGCCGAGGCCAAGTTCGCCGCGCTGGAAGCCGCAGGCGTGAAAATCGTTTCTTCTCCGGCCGATCTCGGTGCGGCAATGCAGTCGATGATGGCATAAGTCTTGGTGCGTGCACAAGCATCAAGCTTGAGGTCTTTTCTTTTAACGGTTTCAGTGCAACGCATGGACTGAGCCGTTAACTCAGTAATACAGTGAATAGGTGAGTCATGACTGAAGCAGTCACAGTGGTAATGGGACAAATCGATCCGGTTGTCGGTGATATCGATGGCAATGTACATCGTATTATCAAAGCAGCCGAGCAGGCCAAGGATCAGTTTCATGCCGATATTATCGTCTTTCCGGAAATGACGCTGCTGGGGTACCCGCCAGAAGACCTATTGTTGCGCAATGGTTTATACCCGCAAATAGAGCAAGCGCTCGGCAAGTTGTGCGATGAGCTGAATGATATTGTTTGTGTTGTCGGCTACCCGATGATGGATGACCTGGGTGAGCGATTCAATATGGCGGCCTGGATCCATAAAGGCACCATCAAAGCCAGCTATATCAAACAGAATCTGCCGAATTACAGCGTATTCGATGAACAGCGTTACTTCACCGAAGGTCACCAGCCTTGTGTTATCGAATATAAAGGAATTCGTTTCGGTTTATTGATTTGTGAAGATATCTGGAAAATCTCACCTTGTACACAGGCAAAAGAGGCTGGTGCCGAGGTGATTCTCAATCTGAACGCCTCACCGTTTTCGGAAGAAAAACATCAAGACCGCATCGCCACCTTGCAGCGTCGTGTCGATGAGATTAAACGCCCGATTATCTATGTCAACCAAGTTGGTGGGCAGGACGATTTGGTGTTTGATGGCGGCTCTTTTGCGATTTCATCTACGGGTGAAGTCATGGTGCAAAGTCCGCAATTCGAAAAGGCCTTAACGGCGGTTAAACTTGAAAAACAGGTTGACTCGGTTGAGGTGATGCAAGGAGAGCAAGCGCAAATTTTTCATGGCGAAGCGCGCATTTATGAAGCCTTGAAACTGGGTGTCTATGACTATGTCAGCAAGAATGGCTTTCCGGGGGTGTTGTTAGGTCTATCCGGTGGTATCGATTCGGCACTGACTTTAGCCATTGCCGTGGATGCGTTGGGAGCGGACAAGGTCGAGGCGGTAATGATGCCGTTTCGTTATACCGCGGATATCTCCAAAGAAGATGCCGCCAAACAGGCCGAAACCATGCAGGTGTCCTATCATACCGTGCCGATCGAACCGATGTATGAAGCTTTCGAGCAATCTTTGGCTCCGCTGTTTGCCGGTAAGTCCGAAGACCTCACCGAGGAGAACCTGCAAGCGCGTATCCGTGGAACCCTATTGATGGCTTTGTCGAATAAAAACGGCAAAATGGTGCTTGCCACCAGCAATAAAAGTGAGGTTTCGGTCGGTTACTCAACGCTGTATGGCGACATGGTCGGTGGTTTCTCGCCACTAAAAGATGTACCGAAAACCTTGGTGTATCGTTTGGCTAAATACCGCAACAGTCTTTCACCTGTGATTCCGGAACGCGTTATCACACGTCCACCTTCGGCCGAATTACGACCGGATCAGGTCGATCAGGACAGCCTACCGGATTATGATGTATTGGATGAGATTATTCGTCTATTCGTTAAGCAGGACAAAACCCCGCAACAGATTATCGAGCTGGGCTTTGACCCGGAAGAGGTCAATAAGGTGATTCGTCTGATCAATGTTAGCGAATACAAGCGTCGTCAGTCGGCACCGGGCATCAAGATCACGCAAAGGGCTTATGGCCGTGACCGCCGTTATCCGATCACTTCCCGATATAGCGAATAAAGCGGTCGAATTGGATGGTGAACTCTTGCAATAGCAGACATTAAAAAACCCGCATTAAGCGGGTTTTTTAATGAGTTATGAAAGGTTTGCAATCTAGGTGAGATCGAGTCTTAGAGTCGATCTTAAGTCAATCTTAAAATAGATCGCTAACCCAGCTTGTCATGCTCGACCACCAGGATTCATCCTGTTTTTTCGACTGTTTGTCAGCATTGCCAGCGCTCGCTGGTGGCTCGGTTTTAAAGTCGGCATCTATGACATAGATGTCATCACTCTGGTTGATTTCATATACCTTCTGCACATCGGCAAGGTTATCGGTCATCCCCAGTTTTGCATAAGCTAGCTGCATCATCTGCAAGGTTTTCATGGTGACCGCCGCTTGCGGATAGTTTTCCAGAATGTATTTACCGCGATTAGCCGCTGCCAGATAGGCTTGCTTGTCCATATAGAACTGCGCCACCTTATATTCATGGCGCGCCATCTGGTTACGCAAGATAATCAGGCGTTTGCTCGAGACGGTGGCGTATTGGCTGTCGGGAAAACGGTTTAGCACATCGGTGTAGTACTGATAAGCACGTTTTGCGGATTTGACATCACGCGTTGCCGGATCGGTAATGAAATTATCCAACCAACTGCGCACCACCGAATCGGCCGCCAAAGCTTTCAGATAATAAGCGTAGGCAAGCTGCTTGTGTTTCGGAAAGATGCGGATAAACTCTTCCAGTTCCAAAATCGCTGATTCAGGCTCGTCATAGCGATAATAGGCGTAGGCCAGCTCCAAATGGGTCTGTTCGGCATAAGGGCCGTAAGGGTAGAAAGACTTCAGTTTTTCATAGTTGAGAATGGCGATTTCCCAATCCTGATTCTGAAAAGCTTCGGTAGCGTCAACATAGAACTCTTCTACGGTCTTTTCTTCATCGGGTTTCTCGATCAGGGAGCTTAGAGAGGAACAGCCTTGCAGGCCAAGAGCAGCAATAAATATTAGCGGTAATAGCGTTTTTTTCATGTTTGTTCGGTACTCTTCGGTACAATAAGCGTTTCAGGTAAAATACCTGATTATTTAGCATGGAATTGGCATGATTGTATCATAAAGCGTGTTCTACACGAGTCCTGCTACGAAAAATTCCCAAAAAACTTTTTTGCTCATGCTTAAGCCTTGATTTATCAGGCTTTGCCTCCATATTAATTGAGTATTCATTTTTAAAAAGGTGTCATTTTGACTCAGCAACTTTTAAGCGCACAAATTCCACATGATGCAATGGGACAACGACTTGATGTTGCCTTAGCGCCGCTATTTTCCGATTATTCGCGTAACCGTATCCAGCAGTGGATCAAAGACGGTAATGTCACGCTTGACGGTGTTATCTGTAAGAAACCTCGTCATGCGGTCTTGGGGGGCGAAAAAGTCGAGCTGCTTGCTGAACTGGAAAATGCCACCGAAGTCGAGGCGCAGGCTATCAGTATCGATGTGCTGCATGAAGACGATGCGGTGCTGGTGATCAACAAGCCGCCCGGTTTGGTCGTGCATCCGGGAGCGGGTAATCCGGACGGAACCCTAATGAATGCTTTGTTGTATCATTATCCGCAATTGCGTGAAGTTCCGCGTGCCGGTATTGTCCATCGCCTGGATAAGGATACCTCCGGTTTGATGGTGGTGGCGAAAACGGTTCCGGCGCAGACACATCTGGTCGAGCAGCTGCAGCGTCATGCGGTGGAACGTATCTATGATGCGGTTTTGGTCGGCATTATGAAGCAAGGCGGTAGTGTCGATAAACCGATCGGGCGTAACCCGAATGACCGCAAGAAAATGGCGGTACGTGCGATGGGTGGTAAACCGGCGGTTTCCCACTATCGTGTGTTGGAGCATTTTAGAGAACATACCCGTGTTCGCGTCAAGCTTGAAACCGGACGTACTCATCAGATTCGCGTGCATATGTCGCATCTTGGTTATCCTCTGGTAGGTGATCCGGTTTATGGCTCGCGTTTCCGAATTCCACGCAAGATGTTGCCGGAATTTGTCGAGGTGTTGCGTGGTTTCGATCGTCAGGCGCTGCACGCCGGTGCTTTGAGTTTTACCCATCCAACCACCGGTAAAACCATGAAATGGAAAGCGCCGATGCCGGAAGATATGCTTGAGCTGATCGATGTATTGCGTGAAGACGTCGAGGAGTTCCATGCACAGCAGTGGGGTTATGATGAATTTGATTATGACTACGGTGTTGAAGTAGAGTGGGTGACAGATGAGGATATTCCCGATTAATTTCGATTAAGCGCAAGTTTAAAGAGTACCCACTGTATGCATGAATTTGAAAAATCCATTATCCGAGCGCAATGGTCGGCACCGCAAAATATCAAAGCTCTCTGTACCACACGCCTTGCTGCAGGGCATAGTGACAAACCTTACGATCATTTCAATCTAGCCACTCATGTAGGTGATGAACCCGGCTCGGTGCAGGCCAACCGTGAAATCCTCTCTGAGCAATTGGCTTTACCTGCAGAACCGGTCTGGTTGGATCAACAACACACCCCTAACGCCATTCAATTAAACCGGTTGCTGGAGTTTTCCTGCCCGCCGATTGCCGATGCCAGCTGGACCACGGAAAGCGGGGTGGTTTGTTGTGTGATGACCGCGGACTGTTTGCCGATTCTGGTCACGGATGTGGACGGCAGTTGTGTCGCCGCCATTCATGCCGGCTGGAAAGGGCTGGCGAATGGGATTGTCAGCAAAACATTGATGCAATTACCGGTTGCACCAAGCAAGTTGTTGGTGTGGATTGGTCCGGCTATTTCGCAACAGTTTTTTGAAGTCGGCGAAGAGGTGTATGCCGCCTTTGTGGAAAAATCAGCCGACAATGGCCAATGTTTTTTTAAGCTTGATGGCGACAATAACCAAGATGAAATCAAATATATGGCCGATCTGCCCAGGCTTGCCGAGCAGGAATTGTTGAGTTTGGGGGTTGGCGCTGAAGCAATCAGTCAAAGTGGGCTATGCAGCTTTGGCGACAAGCGTTTTTATTCTTATCGCCAGCACGGGCGCACCGGGCGTATGGCAAGTTTGATCTGGCTGGAAAACTAGTTTAAAGCACCATAAAACCGTCACACCAAAGCAATAACGTCTTAATCAAACCTCAGCGCAATCAAAGCGCGTATTTAGCGTGGGATTTCTTGGTGTATTTACCGGTCTTAATGAACTTCTCGGCACGCTTGATGTCTTCCGGCAAGCCACTGATTACCAAGTGATCGTTCAAGCGCAAAGTGGTCTCTGAAGATGGGTTCTCACCACGGACATGTCCGCGCTTGATCGCATCGACATTGACATCGAAACGCTTCAATTTCAAAGTCTTCAGTTTTTTCGCCACCGCATAGGTCGATTCATCAAGATGGATACTGTGAATAATCCCTTTCATGACCTGATGCTGTTCCAGCGGATTATCCCCTTCACCCGGATAGAAGTTAGCCAGAGTCTGATAGCGGTTTTTACGGATGTTACGGGTCTGTTTCAACACTTGGCTGGGCGGATGTCCAATCATCAGCAGCAGGTGTGAAGCCAGCATAATGCTCGATTCAAAGGTATCCGGCACCACTTCATTGGCACCGGCTTCGGTCAGTTCATTGACATGTTGGTCATCAAGGGTTCGCACCAGCACCGGAATGTCCGGGTCCATGGAGCGAATGGTCTTGAGGATTTTCATCGAGGCGTGAAAATCACTAAAGGTGATAATGACGATTTTACTTTTACGTAAAGCGGCGGCTTCAAGAATGGTTTGTTTGGAAGCGTCGCCATAATAGACTCGTTCACCGGCGGCACGCGCTTCATGGACACGTTTGATATCCATATCCAAAGCGAGAAAAGCGCGGTTTGATGAATGCAGAAAACGACCTACTGTTTGACCGACACGACCGAAACCACAGAGAATGACATGGTCACTGATGTGTTTGTTATCTTCGGAGATGGTGGTGGCAATCTCATTGTGGTCGGCCTTATAGGAGTCCTTATGCAGCATTCTGGCGATATGGCCGTTGAACTTAACCATAAATGGCGCTATGGCCATGCTGATGACCGCAGCGGTGAGCAAAATATTGCCTTCTTCTTCGGGTAACAGCTTGTAGGTAAATGCCAGCGTCATCAATACCAGACCGAATTCACCAACCTGAGAAAGCGACAGCGAAATACGTGCTGAAACGCCGGGTTCTTTATCGAAAACACGGGAGATGCTGTAAAGGATGACCCCTTTGACGAAAATGATCGCCACGGTCAGGCCGATAATCATCAGGAAGTTATTAAACAGAATCTCCAGTGAGATAATCATGCCGACGGTGACAAAGAACAGGCCAAGTAAAATATCCTGGAAAGGGCGGATATCGGATTCGATCTGATGGCGGTATTCGGTTTCACTTAACATCATACCGGCCAAAAATGCGCCCAGAGTCATCGATAAGCCCATCTCTTCGGTAAAGGCGGCGGCACTGATGGCAACGGTTAAAACGGTCAGGGTAAAAAGCTCTTGAGACTTGGCCGATGCCACTTCATGAAATAGCGGGCGCAGCATGTATTTACCGATCACGTGCATAATAATGACCACCAAAACGCCTTTGAAGAAAGCGATACCCAAAGCCCAGGTCAAAGCGTTTTCTTCACCACCGGACATGGCGAGTGTCGGAATCAGAATCAATAACGGAATCGCCATAATATCCTGGAAAATCAGGATACCGACAGTCGAGCGGCCGTGGCGCGAGTGTATCTCGGACTGTTCGGTAAGCTGCTTGATAACAATCGCGGTGGAAGAAAGCGCGAAGGCACCGGCAATGACGATACTGGTATTGGCATCCAATCCGGCGAAGTGGCCAATAAGGTAGATAACCACTGCGGTGGTTAAAACCTGTGCGGTACCCAGGCCGAACACCTGTTTACGCATCGCGACCATTTGTGAAAAAGAGAATTCAAGCCCGATACCGAAGAGCAAAAACACGATACCGAATTCGGCAAGCAGTTCAATGTTTTCCTCTTTATCGATCCAACCGAAAGCGTGGGGCCCGACGATAATCCCGACAATGATATAGCCAAGAATAGGCGGGAAGTGGAGTCGGCGTGATATGGAAACTGTAATAACGGCGGCAATCAGCAGTAAAACAATATTTATCAGCAGGTGGTCTTGCACACTATTCTCTCTATGGTCGAATAAGTTGACGATAATGACCGGTGCTTTTAAGGCGGCCGGTCATTATTTGTCATTATTGAATGGAATAATTTCTTTCTATAGCACTAGTTTATAGAAACGCTGCGCAAAAATCAGGCTTTTGACATTTTAAATCGCATTGATAGGTCGATTGCCTGCAAGTGCTTGGTAATCGCCCCGGTAGAGATATAGTCAACCTGGGTTTCGGCCAAAGTCGCCAAATGCATCAGCTCGACATTACCGGAGACTTCCAATTTGGCGCGACCATCGACCAGCTTGACTGCTTCATGCATCATTTCCAGCTCGAAATTGTCGAGCATAATGATGTCGGCACCACCTTCCAGCGCCTGCTGCACCTCTTCGAGGTTTTCGGTTTCGACTTCAACGGTCTTGCCCGGATGTTTGAATTTCGCCAAACCGATCGCTTCGGCAATGCCGCCGGCCGCGATAATATGGTTTTCCTTGATCAGAATCGCATCAAACAGGCCGATACGGTGGTTTTTTCCACCGCCGCAAACGACCGCATATTTTTGCGCCAAACGTAACCCCGGCAGTGTTTTACGTGTATCGAGCAGTTTGGTGTGTTGGCTATTCAAATGTTCGACATATTCGGCGGTAGTTGTTGCGGTGCCGGATAATGTCTGTAAAAAATTCAGTGCACTGCGTTCGGCAGTAAGGATGTTACGTGCCGAGCCGGTGATGGTGCAGATGTGTTGATTGGCATGCACCGCTTCGCCTTCTTCGCAAAGCCATTCGATATGCGCTTCTTCATCGATTTGGCGAAAGACTTCATCAAACCAGGGGCGACCACAGATAATGGCTTTCTCTTTGCAGATAATGTGTGCGGTGGCCTGAATGCCATCAGGAATTAAATCGGCGGTAAGATCGCCGGTTTTAATATCTTCTTTGAGTGCGGCGGCAACGGTGGCTTCAATGTTTTCGAAATAGTTAATATCGTTCATAATCGACTTATATCAGTTATATTGGTCTGTGATATGGGCGCGGTGTTTACATTGCGCCGATTTATTAATGGGGGGTATTATAACCACAGACAACCCGTTTGAGTAATCAACCAGACTTAGGAGCTAATTACCAGAATGAATAGCCAAGCCACGCTTTATGATGAAGAAGAACCGCAAATCGAGATTTCGCTAGATCCTAAAAACGGTTTATTGGCTCCCGGCTATGGTGTTCAGGTTCAATTAAGCCCGAATTGTGATGACAGGCCTAGCGACAATGTCCCGGAGCTGGTTGTGGTCCACGGTATCAGTTTGCCGCCGAATCAGTTTGGCGGTGCGGGTGTCGAGCAGTTGTTCCATAACCTATTGGATGGTGATGAGCACCCGTATTATGAAGCGATTAAGGATTTGCGTGTTTCTGCTCACGCTTTTATTCGTCGTGACGGCTCGGTGATTCAGTTTGTTCCTTTTTATCAGCGCGCCTGGCATGCCGGAGTTTCTCAGTTTCAAGGCCGTCAGCGCTGTAATGATTTTTCCATCGGTATCGAGCTGGAGGGCACCGATCACACTCCTTATACCGCATCACAATATGACTCTCTGGCGAAGTTGATTAGGGCTTTATGGCAAGCTTATCCCAGTTTGCATGAGCATTTTGTGGTCGGCCACAGTCATATCGCTCCGGGACGCAAGACCGATCCGGGTGAGTATTTTATGTGGAACTCTTTGGCTCGCTTAGTCGCGGAACCAAAGATTGCAAGACCTGAACTACTGGTATAAATCCCAAGCCGGTTTTATACCCCGGTTAACATCAAGGCGATGACATCATTGTCATAGCCGTCTCCGTTTTTGTACTCGCGATAACCTTCACTGACTTTAAAGCCGATGATGTAAGGTTTGTCATCCCAGTTGTAAGAAATGGTATCGCTGACGCCATTTTCGGCAGCCAATATTCCAGGTGGTAGCTTGAGTTGTTGACCGATTTTGATATCGTCGTTGCTGCTGGCGATAACCATGCCGGCGCGATCTACCAAAATACTGAAAGTGGTTTCATTGAGTGCCTCATTGATGTATTTCGGTTCGGTGTCATCAAGCATCGCGCGGAATTCCGGTTCCGAGTCAAACACCAGAGCAATACCGCCAACATTGGTGTCCATGTTATCCCAGCTTTTCACCGCGGCATGATAGATATAGGTATAACGGTCTTCATAAAGTGAGGATTTATGAAAATCCGAAACCACATAATGCTGGGTGTCTTTTAAGCCTAAACAGCGCGTGGTGTCATTGCCTCGTGGGATATTGGTTCCGACAAGGTGGCCTTCGGCCTGATTGGAAACCGCAAGAATCACACCGTTTTTGTCATACAGAATGATATTGGTATAAACGGTATAGAGGCTATTGATATAAGACAGGATATCGGTCAATTTTTGTACTTCGGTCGATTCCAAGCTGCCGCTGGAGAGTTTTTTGGTCAGCAGTTGCCTAAAGGTGCTGTTGAGCGCCCACCAGCGGCAATCGTTGGCTCTTTCATAAAGGTTTCTGTCCATGATTTCCACGGCAAGCGCGGCACTGAAAGCGGCTTTTTTCTGGATGGTATCAACCAGAACCTGATGGATATGGTGGATAAAGCGGGTAAAGATATTCTGGATATCGAAACTGATATTCTGGAAGCTGTCGAGAATCGGTAAAAACGCCTTGACATCTCGTTTCAACGACATGATCTTACCATTGAGGATGACGATTAACAGCAAGGTACTGACCTTGACGATAGACTCCTCCAAATCTCTAAGGTAAAGGTGGGAATCCGGTTGGATCTTAACCCCTAGATCCTGGTTGTTATCGCCGTAATCAAACGCTTTTTGGTTGTTGATTTTGACATAACCGAACCACGGCAGACCATAGAAGCCTTGGTAACCGTTGGTTTTGGTACCGTAATGCAGTTGTTGGCCAATGCGCATCGGGCGATCAAACTGTTCAATGT
Above is a window of Thiomicrorhabdus sediminis DNA encoding:
- the nadC gene encoding carboxylating nicotinate-nucleotide diphosphorylase, with protein sequence MNDINYFENIEATVAAALKEDIKTGDLTADLIPDGIQATAHIICKEKAIICGRPWFDEVFRQIDEEAHIEWLCEEGEAVHANQHICTITGSARNILTAERSALNFLQTLSGTATTTAEYVEHLNSQHTKLLDTRKTLPGLRLAQKYAVVCGGGKNHRIGLFDAILIKENHIIAAGGIAEAIGLAKFKHPGKTVEVETENLEEVQQALEGGADIIMLDNFELEMMHEAVKLVDGRAKLEVSGNVELMHLATLAETQVDYISTGAITKHLQAIDLSMRFKMSKA
- the ampD gene encoding 1,6-anhydro-N-acetylmuramyl-L-alanine amidase AmpD; its protein translation is MNSQATLYDEEEPQIEISLDPKNGLLAPGYGVQVQLSPNCDDRPSDNVPELVVVHGISLPPNQFGGAGVEQLFHNLLDGDEHPYYEAIKDLRVSAHAFIRRDGSVIQFVPFYQRAWHAGVSQFQGRQRCNDFSIGIELEGTDHTPYTASQYDSLAKLIRALWQAYPSLHEHFVVGHSHIAPGRKTDPGEYFMWNSLARLVAEPKIARPELLV
- a CDS encoding cache domain-containing protein — its product is MSHTAQNDYKEFIDYLPEVKAYLDELDHQDLWWSTVGMVGKINNENIDPQLLVSIVETQKEFQGLREVMIDELIGRYLNQANSEISLKAQTTIDIVIRNLFERTADVGFLATDDDLVDFMAKEENSEDEQRFIHNRIVEYVKKYTVYNDVLLIKPNGDIKAKLDLNNPVSHSHDPIIQTALTTNDDYVEQYRPTDLFNQQKNSLMYAKKIIKPNVQGKDEVVGVLCLSFNFEEEMNGVYKTLDSSNLYELMILDDQGTILSSNHPDVNRVGSRMSNHIEQFDRPMRIGQQLHYGTKTNGYQGFYGLPWFGYVKINNQKAFDYGDNNQDLGVKIQPDSHLYLRDLEESIVKVSTLLLIVILNGKIMSLKRDVKAFLPILDSFQNISFDIQNIFTRFIHHIHQVLVDTIQKKAAFSAALAVEIMDRNLYERANDCRWWALNSTFRQLLTKKLSSGSLESTEVQKLTDILSYINSLYTVYTNIILYDKNGVILAVSNQAEGHLVGTNIPRGNDTTRCLGLKDTQHYVVSDFHKSSLYEDRYTYIYHAAVKSWDNMDTNVGGIALVFDSEPEFRAMLDDTEPKYINEALNETTFSILVDRAGMVIASSNDDIKIGQQLKLPPGILAAENGVSDTISYNWDDKPYIIGFKVSEGYREYKNGDGYDNDVIALMLTGV